From the Papilio machaon chromosome 13, ilPapMach1.1, whole genome shotgun sequence genome, the window TGCTGCAACGAGGCAGGTTGCTCTTCATCCAAGGTCCAGAACATCCAACAACGTCCTCTACGTGGCTCCATACGAACTGTGTTGTGCACTAAGAAAAGAATTACGAACATTTGTACAGAAAAACCTCCgaaattttgttcttttttgaCTACTTCATCGGCCACTCACACACGATCATCTTATTCTATGAGTTGAGTTGCAAATTATGAGGCAAGTTTAATTCTTCACTTACATTATTAGCACTATAATTGCTCAAATACGTGCAAGGGTCATCAGCTTTGGATAACTTGACGTACTCATCGACAGTCAGCTTGGCGTCGACCGTCTCTCCCGCATTGATATAGAGGTAATCCACTAGTCCGCCGTTGTATACTTCTACTTCTGCATGAGACACAATAGGAGgaagtataaaaacaaattcaactGTCATGGCATCAtctattctataaattttaaagtataataatatttaattagaaaaacatCCTATAGCGTTATGGCATAGTACAGCTATGGTCTTGGATTTTttaccgacttcaaaaagagaagttaattaatgattctttcttattattacttaagtatttttatttaacttgtcGGTACAAACCGGTGAAGGGCTCGCGGGTATAGTGCACGTATACATGGTACCCTGGAGGACAGACACTAGTGCTAGTTGCGATGTCCTGGTCTCGGTGCTGCAGCGTAACGGAGTACCCCGAAGCTTTGGACGCCTGTCTCAGCTGCACTTTGGGAGACAGTGTGAAGCAGCGCCCCGTCATAAAGCCTAAAGTTGAGGTTAGTTCTACGtctgtaaaaattaaagtcattaacttattaatgatattatgaaaaatagcttctggtttttattttattttttagaaatacaCTAATTAATAATCATAGTAGTTATGGTATGCTCAATCGATTAACTTTACTTAATATATCTCCATACATAAATACGTAAGTATCAATGAAAAGCGATACACTTtcttttaaagtataatttcaTGAGACATTTTCATGACTCGTAAATTTTTAACGTAAATCCtttgatttagttttattgCGCAATCGtttgattttaatgtttatttcatgATAGATATGAATTGATGCTATcagtaagttaaataattcatttatttattttatttatttaaaatatgtgagAATCAGAATTCGCAACTAttgcagtttttttatttttatactattaacGGTTGTAGATAGAGATAGCGATCTATCCGttcttaaatctatttttaaatatggcatacaaaaacataagttATCTATAATCCTGATATTTCTATCCTTTCCCGAAAAAAAAGCGGACAAATATTTCCATACTTTCCGCTGATCCCTCAAGGCCGTACTGGACGAAGAACTCTCCTTCATTGTACGTGATCTCGTCCCACAAGTAGTCGAGGTTGAtagaaaaattgaaattcaTCCAAGTTGACGTGAATCGAGGGTGTGAATACAGGCCATAGTTCTAGAGTGAGAGgatatcaatataatattaaaatgtatctttatatagtattaaaatttgtctaCTTCGAACAAATTAAGACGTATGAAAACATGTTACTGTACAAGTATTTCAACAATGGAAAGCTTACATAAATATCTTATGTGTAATTATTTCAAGGGAGCTTCGCGTTTAAGCGCATTTCGTTACAAGATAGAGAAAAAAGATATAACATGTAATGTTAAGGAAAGAGACAGAAGTAAGTTATAcagtatgtttattttatgttcctTTGTATTTTCATACATTCTTACCAGCAATTTATCGTACTTGTAAGCAGGCTCTCTGCAAAAAGTAATGCTAGGATACAGGATGGATTTATTGAAATCGAAGTGCGTGTAAGTAACCACCGGTATGTTAATCATCAGTTTGTTCACGCATTCAGTTatctagaaaaatataaaaatatcacaacaaGAGTAGGCCTAGCACGAatgtttgtgacaatcgccatcgcCATCGCATCGTCATCAAAATTTGTGTTCAGATCTCATATTAATTATGACATTTAAAcgtgacgatacgaaggcggttctcacaaatattcgtgctaggcccactgtcCGAACAATACGGATCGAatgacattatatttaaactttaggGTACAATAACAAAACCACACAAAAAGCGGCCATGAAGTGGAAGTATTTCCACGTTACATCTGACGAGTGTGTCGGAGGCCAATTCTAGTGCTCTTCCCCATTCCGCCTTGTTCTAAATCGACAAAATGGAATgaattttttggaacgaagttccttatcgcgcgttgtgaaagggggctagacggaaaaaattcttattaaaagttgtcacgacacttttcgctacttcaccatggcaacgacgtgacaatatataacgaaaattcatagaaataaattgtacttcttgtgaagacttaagttttttattcatagaataaacattggttccttcactaattaatcgaaaggaacttcgttccatccgggtgtctcttgacacctctcaagttttttattgtattttattctcTTTCTCTTCTTACCTGTTGTACCACTATTATAATGCACCCAAAAACAACTAAAGTCTTCAGTAAGTTGGGACCACGGAGACATCTCGCACATTTCTCCTTAAACGTTCGCAATTCTTTTTCCGCCTTtggagataaaaaaaaaaaaaacatttattgtacttcgaagttttgaaatttaaaaaatgaactccatattattaaaaagtctaACCCCACTAAACTATACTACAAACCAAACTAATAGCGGTAATTAAACGACACATATAATTCAAGTTTTCTTTATTCgagttttagtaaaaaaaacagtataaagctaaaataaaaaaaatacttacctcttcatcaataattactgtcatttttgtaaaatgttttgtatctTTAACTTTATCCCATCGTAACTCCGTATGGTATCCGTCAGAAGCAGGACATAAATGCTTTATTGAAAATAGTTCCACATGTTATCATGagtatttattagaaaataataacgaTGTATCTGTCTGTATATAAcatctataaaattttaagctttcactttcattaataaaaatattgcttacAAACTTATTTACGAATAAAtgcaaactaaatttaaagtaatgtgtcaattttttagccgacttcaaaaagaaggagcttatcaattcgactgtattttttttatgtgtgttaccgcgaaattccgcccctggtggtccgattttgataaaaaatattttaatcgaaaggaagtgcttgcagatgggtcccatttttttgttttttttcaaataactagaagactagtagatttttttaaatcagtttgaATGTCTTATACTTAgccataaattttaaaggttttcatagtaattattaaagtatatgTTCAATTTGCCTGTAATACTTGCAAAATAAATGGTAATGCTGTTCATATAAATTGTAGATACGTGCAGGtaaaaccaaaatatttgtatagtgTTGGacttaacattttgtttacctTTCATTACATCATAAATTGAGTATCGTGAAATATTTGATGATAAGGTTTAGTGGGGGATCTAAAACTtatctaattaataaaattgtcataattttatatatctctGACATTCCTTAGGGTacttaacaataacaaataacacgtttgttattgttatgtttAGAAACTGTGGGCCTGGcaagaatttttaaacaattgccATCGTATAATCATAGAcaagtttgtattaaaacttgtGCAGCGCCCCCTATTGAGCGTAATGTACACCAacaatctcatactaattttgatataaaaatgagATTGACGATACGAAAGacattgtcacaaatatacgtgctaggcccactgaaatctttttttacttcttaaattaaaataacaatagacaATTAAAACGcaaacgccatctattggcgCTACTAATAATCTATTGACCCTCAGCACAATGGCGTATATTATAACGCCATCTGTAAAAGGATTGGTATGAAATTAGTCcaagttttaaataagttttttttcgaaagatggcgctattacaaaatatttctaatttcgTATCCAATTTGTAAGCCCAGCTCAACCAAAATCacatatacttttaaattacagtgtatagaaatgtaatttacggaataaaagacatttaaaGCTTTTAGCATTTAATATCGCCATTTTAACagcatatttacaaatatagctATGCCATTTTGCACACGCTATTCTAGAATTTTAAGGCACAAACTTTTAGTAAGTACATTCTATCCTACATACTTAATTTATCATCACAATAAATAGAACGGTAACGTATATATATAACCGCCGATAAACCAGATAAAATGagattttgtgaaataaaaaaaatattgcataaaattatttctttgttgaGCAAAATATCGGAACTGTCCTACAGTTTTAacatattgtaacattttctgtgattttatttttatattcacttatcttataaaatacattactaAAGATAAGAAACAACTCTTAAAacgtacatttttataaatataaccttaAAAGCAAATATCCAagttatataagttttaaatgacAATATTGCGGAACATAAAgcatgtaaacatttttaaggcAAATTAACATTCCATACTATCTCATTTGAAtcacatatattttacaatgaaaagaacattattttatgcattttaaatttaattccctTATAAAATGTcgtttagattaatttattttgaattcaaataaattccgtatcataaataaaacaacgatCTTTGTGGTTCATTTCATtcggaaacatttttaaaatacgttaccatatttaattttttttttttttaattaaacaaaaatcacAAAAGCAAGAATCCAACTTGCAGCCAGAGTACTTACTATTGAAAATGGTGAAACCGTTGCAGCCGAATTAGGATTCACTTTAGCggcaattttatttgttacatttttaattttattaacaaatttgtCGAGTATATCTGATCTGGGTGTTATATCACAGGCTGTGTGACTGATTGCATCTACCACATGAGCGAAAAATACTCTAAAATTCACTTCATTAGGATCCAATTgtccatacatccaaattgGCATCCTATTTGATAGAATCCAAAGGTTGTCGTTATAATCGACTTTAATATCAGTCGGGTAAATCATTGTCTCGTCATTCATATAAATTCTGCCTTGATTCttcatattgtaatttttgtttgtagtCCGCCAACAAGCTACAGCATTCAAATTAACCAAGGAATAGAATAAAACACCAGTTTTAGGATCAACGAAGGATACACTTGATTGTGCATTAGGTCCTCTACTACCTAAAAGTTTAAACGCATCAAAATTGTTTTCAGCTAACGATTGATTTCTCAAATATTCAGTTGATACTGAAAACTCATTGTAACTAGCCATAGGATGGAAATACAACGTACTATAATTATCCGCATTAGGTCCGGAAAGACCTAAACCAAAGATGGCGTCAGTCCAACTAAAGTTATAACCTTTAACGCTGAAGTCACACGCTAAAGGATCGGGGTGGAAGAAGTGATGTGATATCCTCCAAGAATCATTCTTCGCCCACGAGTAGACCACAATACCAGCTTTGCCAACGTCACCCGCATACGCATAAGTATCATCACAATCTCTATCTTCTACTGCGATATTTGCGAAACCAGAATCTTCTTTGACTTGGTCTTTCGGTAGTTCATATTTTCGGAGTAGCGTATCTGTTGTTAaatcgtaaattaaaattgctgGTGGATATTTAATTGTGTTGTTGCCTAGATTATTTATCTTTCCGTTATCGACTACCCATAGTCGATTACATTTGTCAGCGCGCACTCTAAACGGAGAGACGATCTCCGGCTTGCCGTCAGGTCCAGGGATATGCGCCCCCCAGTTCGGATACGGAATGAGTTTCGGTGATACCGTTGAATtatctgaaattataaatatttatgttcaatgaaactaatttaaattgaaatttaatacgaATGTAGTAACAAAATGAAACGAAATCTTTTGGAATTTTGAACAGGCTCAGGTTCTTTTTCTGTGAAATACAAAGACTAAAATTACACGTCTAATGCGtttaaagctaatttttagCAAACTGATTAAATAAACAGAGTTTATTCGgtaattacagtaaaaatactGATTTTTTCATACGATTTCCATCTTATTTTTAGCATCCTTGATTACGTATAACCTATTTACACGTTGCATTTCTTTACtgtgttgttattaaataataataataagcgaTGTTTGCATATAACAttcattaacatttttcaatagATACCTATTGTAACACTTcgttgtttttactttatcttatAACGTGTCAATTaacaatttagtttaattgaaTTGGTATTTCTAGTTATTATTCAAGAGAATGGTTATGGTAGCAATTGTGAAAAAAATCCGGAAGTATTTACAACCTAGGCAATATAGAAATATGTGGAACAAAAATGGTTTATATTACTAGTATCTTACGTGTTTATAAAAAGGCATAACCTTCATTCTATTTACGCGTTTATGTTGAAGTAATTTTAGCCAACTTCaaaaaggaggttatcaattcgactgtattttttttttaatacgaataTATTCACCTTAGAAAAATTGTCAAGTCGCTTAGGTAACGAGtcattattaaatctataGACATTATACATAATTACTAAAATGATTACTTAAACATAAATCATACAGTCGGGGATTTATATCTCCTACCCATTTCCGTAAAATTTAATGCTCACAATACAGTTCAAAAACTTACGATAGCAACACGTATATAACgtactaattaaaatgatgtctgctttttgattataaatgGGAAACTAATTTGACTGTACCTTTTAGGTTAATATATGTTAAACTAGCTGGAACCCCAGTCCGCCATCTTGGCACAGTGATGAACAATCTATCACCGAATACTTCAACACCCATGGGCATATTATTCTCAGGGATGAAGGTCCCGTTGCTGATCGCCTGATGCCT encodes:
- the LOC106709183 gene encoding protein yellow, which encodes MRGFKSLILLQLVYITSCMDQLHIVYEWTQLDFQFPTLDDRHQAISNGTFIPENNMPMGVEVFGDRLFITVPRWRTGVPASLTYINLKDNSTVSPKLIPYPNWGAHIPGPDGKPEIVSPFRVRADKCNRLWVVDNGKINNLGNNTIKYPPAILIYDLTTDTLLRKYELPKDQVKEDSGFANIAVEDRDCDDTYAYAGDVGKAGIVVYSWAKNDSWRISHHFFHPDPLACDFSVKGYNFSWTDAIFGLGLSGPNADNYSTLYFHPMASYNEFSVSTEYLRNQSLAENNFDAFKLLGSRGPNAQSSVSFVDPKTGVLFYSLVNLNAVACWRTTNKNYNMKNQGRIYMNDETMIYPTDIKVDYNDNLWILSNRMPIWMYGQLDPNEVNFRVFFAHVVDAISHTACDITPRSDILDKFVNKIKNVTNKIAAKVNPNSAATVSPFSIVSTLAASWILAFVIFV
- the LOC106709181 gene encoding degenerin-like protein asic-1; its protein translation is MCRLITAISLAEKELRTFKEKCARCLRGPNLLKTLVVFGCIIIVVQQITECVNKLMINIPVVTYTHFDFNKSILYPSITFCREPAYKYDKLLNYGLYSHPRFTSTWMNFNFSINLDYLWDEITYNEGEFFVQYGLEGSAENVELTSTLGFMTGRCFTLSPKVQLRQASKASGYSVTLQHRDQDIATSTSVCPPGYHVYVHYTREPFTEVEVYNGGLVDYLYINAGETVDAKLTVDEYVKLSKADDPCTYLSNYSANNCTTQFVWSHVEDVVGCSGPWMKSNLPRCSNYTTMRNLIRNYINTYKNNECETCPRFCRSYLYNAFVTDRQSFYVWDSSNKLWSLKSGYTRLQSQLYIHFNSMMVSVYEERYNYDWNIFLSDLGGNIGFLLGLSVISLMSILGNVWFEIIRPFIIRKKIKKDILSVTSSSPTAEVAVIYNKAIEKYDDCK